In Cervus elaphus chromosome 5, mCerEla1.1, whole genome shotgun sequence, the following proteins share a genomic window:
- the B9D1 gene encoding B9 domain-containing protein 1 isoform X2 yields MAAAGPSVFLLMVNGQVESAQFPEYDDLYCKYCFVYGQDWAPTAGLEEGISQITSKSQDARRALVWNFPIDVTFKSTNPYGWPQIVLSVYGPDVFGNDVVRGYGAVHVPLSPGRWFMGRRPEYTDPKVVAQGEGREVTRVRSQGFVTLLFNVVTKDMRKLGYDTGPPDTQGISGPSPPQGLPR; encoded by the exons ATGGCGGCCGCGGGCCCCAGCGTCTTCCTGCTCATGGTCAACGGGCAGGTGGAGAGCGCCCAG TTTCCTGAGTATGACGACCTCTACTGCAAGTACTGTTTCGTGTACGGCCAGGACTGGGCCCCCACAGCG ggactggaggagggcatctcACAGATCACCTCTAAGAGCCAAGATGCGAGGCGGGCTCTGGTGTGGAACTTCCCCATTGATGTCACCTTTAAGAGCACCAACCCCTATGGCT GGCCGCAGATCGTGCTCAGCGTGTACGGGCCGGACGTGTTCGGAAATGACGTGGTCCGAGGATACGGGGCAGTGCATGTGCCCCTCTCACCTGGCCG CTGGTTCATGGGACGGCGGCCAGAGTACACAGACCCCAAAGTGGTGGCTCAGGGGGAAGGCCGGGAAG TGACCCGTGTCCGTTCCCAGGGCTTCGTCACTCTCCTCTTCAACGTGGTGACCAAAGACATGAGGAAGCTGGGCTATGACACCGGGCCTCCAGACACGCAGGGCATCTCAGGGCCCAGCCCGCCCCAGGGCCTCCCCCGGTAA
- the B9D1 gene encoding B9 domain-containing protein 1 isoform X1 gives MAAAGPSVFLLMVNGQVESAQFPEYDDLYCKYCFVYGQDWAPTAGLEEGISQITSKSQDARRALVWNFPIDVTFKSTNPYGWPQIVLSVYGPDVFGNDVVRGYGAVHVPLSPGRHKKTIPMFVPESTSKLQKFTSWFMGRRPEYTDPKVVAQGEGREVTRVRSQGFVTLLFNVVTKDMRKLGYDTGPPDTQGISGPSPPQGLPR, from the exons ATGGCGGCCGCGGGCCCCAGCGTCTTCCTGCTCATGGTCAACGGGCAGGTGGAGAGCGCCCAG TTTCCTGAGTATGACGACCTCTACTGCAAGTACTGTTTCGTGTACGGCCAGGACTGGGCCCCCACAGCG ggactggaggagggcatctcACAGATCACCTCTAAGAGCCAAGATGCGAGGCGGGCTCTGGTGTGGAACTTCCCCATTGATGTCACCTTTAAGAGCACCAACCCCTATGGCT GGCCGCAGATCGTGCTCAGCGTGTACGGGCCGGACGTGTTCGGAAATGACGTGGTCCGAGGATACGGGGCAGTGCATGTGCCCCTCTCACCTGGCCG GCACAAAAAGACCATCCCCATGTTTGTCCCAGAATCTACATCTAAACTGCAAAAGTTTACCAG CTGGTTCATGGGACGGCGGCCAGAGTACACAGACCCCAAAGTGGTGGCTCAGGGGGAAGGCCGGGAAG TGACCCGTGTCCGTTCCCAGGGCTTCGTCACTCTCCTCTTCAACGTGGTGACCAAAGACATGAGGAAGCTGGGCTATGACACCGGGCCTCCAGACACGCAGGGCATCTCAGGGCCCAGCCCGCCCCAGGGCCTCCCCCGGTAA